A window from Vigna angularis cultivar LongXiaoDou No.4 chromosome 7, ASM1680809v1, whole genome shotgun sequence encodes these proteins:
- the LOC108336338 gene encoding xylan O-acetyltransferase 1 yields the protein MQPLRRKTPLFTSEMGTMKGRKNNNLSIFVVVFSIFLFGLFMYNEDVKSIAEFPFSSHKARETQEGVGKEVDSVEGGARKEVEESGVVQREAEDTVTVTVSKSSRAQLEKSGGEDEDSDEAQERVDLKTVVEKEKKIELPRAEEEEEVEEEEEEEEEEEKVELPPEDCDLYTGEWVLDNVTHPLYKEDQCEFLTSQVTCMKNGRPDSLYQNWKWKPRDCSLPKFKPKLLFEKIRGKRLMFVGDSLNRNQWESMVCMVNSAVPSHNKTWYKTGSLAIFKIMEPEHVTTVEFYWAPFLVESNSDDPNMHSILNRIIMPESIKKHGLNWKDADFLIFNTYIWWMNTFTMKVLRGSFDEGSTEYDEVPRPIAYERVLKTWSKWVDENIDPNRTKVFFSSTSPLHIKPENWNNPDGIKCAKETNPVVNMSSPLDVGTDRRLFAIANNVTESMKVPVYFINITTLSELRKDAHTSVYTIRQGKMLTPEQQADPTNYADCIHWCLPGLPDTWNEFFYTRIISQS from the exons ATGCAGCCTCTTCGAAGGAAAACTCCTCTATTCACCTCGGAGATGGGAACAATGAAGGGTCGAAAGAACAACAACCTCTCTATCTTCGTGGTCGTGTTTTCCATATTCCTCTTTGGTCTCTTCATGTACAACGAGGACGTTAAGTCCATTGCCGAGTTCCCATTTTCGAGTCACAAAGCGCGTGAAACACAGGAAGGAGTAGGGAAAGAGGTTGATTCTGTTGAAGGGGGAGCGAGAAAGGAGGTGGAAGAGAGTGGTGTTGTTCAAAGGGAGGCTGAAGACACTGTCACGGTGACGGTTTCGAAGAGTTCAAGGGCGCAACTAGAGAAGAGTGGCGGAGAGGATGAAGATTCTGATGAGGCACAGGAGCGTGTTGATTTGAAAACTGTTgtggagaaagagaagaagattgAACTGCCACGTgcggaggaagaggaagaagtggaagaagaagaagaagaggaagaggaagaagagaaagttgAACTGCCTCCAGAAGATTGTGACTTGTATACTGGCGAGTGGGTTTTGGATAACGTGACACACCCTTTGTATAAAGAAGATCAGTGTGAGTTTCTCACTTCACAAGTGACATGCATGAAGAATGGACGACCTGATTCTTTGTATCAGAACTGGAAATGGAAGCCAAGAGATTGTTCTCTGCCAAA GTTCAAACCGAAGCTTTTGTTTGAGAAGATCAGAGGGAAGAGGCTTATGTTTGTCGGAGATTCGCTGAATAGGAACCAGTGGGAATCAATGGTTTGTATGGTCAATTCTGCGGTTCCTTCGCATAACAAGACATGGTACAAGACTGGTTCTCTTGCCATCTTCAAAATCATG GAGCCAGAGCATGTTACAACTGTGGAATTCTATTGGGCACCATTCCTCGTAGAGTCAAATTCAGATGATCCAAACATGCACAGCATATTGAACCGTATAATCATGCCTGAATCGATAAAAAAGCACGGATTGAATTGGAAGGATGCagacttcttgatcttcaacaCCTATATTTGGTGGATGAACACTTTCACTATGAAAGTCCT ACGAGGATCATTCGATGAAGGGTCCACGGAGTACGATGAAGTTCCTCGGCCAATAGCATATGAGAGAGTCCTCAAAACATGGTCCAAATGGGTAGATGAGAACATTGACCCAAATAGAACCAAAGTTTTCTTCAGCAGCACGTCCCCTCTACACATCAA GCCTGAGAATTGGAACAACCCAGATGGAATAAAATGTGCTAAAGAAACGAATCCTGTGGTGAACATGTCAAGCCCATTGGATGTGGGAACAGATCGTCGACTTTTTGCAATTGCCAACAATGTGACAGAATCAATGAAGGTGCCAGTGTACTTCATTAACATCACTACTTTATCAGAGCTGAGAAAAGATGCACACACTTCTGTTTACACCATACGCCAAGGCAAAATGCTAACTCCGGAACAGCAAGCTGATCCTACTAATTATGCAGATTGCATCCATTGGTGTTTACCAGGATTACCTGACACTTGGAATGAGTTCTTCTATACACGAATCATCTCTCAATCTTGA